Genomic window (Ictalurus punctatus breed USDA103 chromosome 16, Coco_2.0, whole genome shotgun sequence):
AAGGCACACTTCCAatagaaatgatttaaaagCCTTTATTTAAATGACTGTTTCGTAGTAGaaatgctaaaataaataaaaattgcctTCCGGTTCAATAGATTTTATAAAATACGATGCAAAGTAGTTATTGTGTAAATTTGGAACAATTTCAGCCACAGTTAGGCAAAGAACAACAAGCACTGGGGGAGGGGATGCTAATGAGtcaaaagagtcgactctttagATCTGACTCGCTTAAAAGAGCCGGAAATGACATCAGTGATTCATCAGAAGTGGCTTAGAGAGGCAGATGTACATTTATACTTGTATGACTTGCGTGTTAGTTTATGTGAATGATCCCAGTTCGCACGTGACACACGTGACTTAGAGCTTAGTTAGTGATTTGTGCCATAATTGAGGAAAGAAGTCTGATTATCCACCTTGAAGAATGCTTGACTTTCCCAAAACGTGAATAAACACCGGAATCAGATAACGTAGCTATTACCACGTTATAATTGTTAAACACGTTAGCTGAGGCATCTTCAGAACGTCTTCTGAGAGGAGGAGAACGTCCTGCGGAGTGACTGTGGAGCGAGATGATCCTCTTAACGACTGAAAGAAAGGGAAAGTGGACGAGAGGAAGTCGGGCTTTTGTTCTAGGAAAGAATCTGTGTGAGTCTCTGTGGGAGAACTAATCTGCTTTCATGTGCAGCTTTCATTTACATTAACCAGAGTTTCTTTTATCCCACAGCTCTGTCGAATTCTGGACTCTGATCGGTCAAAAGCTGTTGATTAGCGTTctgtagcagcagctctgacagtagttcgtTCATTTATATTCGggtacgttatggtttctacaGTAACGGCTTGTACGTACGGAttataaacggattaaaaaaaacatgttcgcATCAATATGGGGACTTTTTCTGTAGTTTAtgtaacatttctggaaggagtctccagtgtcggtgctttgtaactgtcagaggtaaagctccGGTAGAACTTTGTAGAAGATTTGTTCAAAATGTTGAAGGAAAAGTaatcttgctctttttttttttccccctgttaaAAAAGTGTAATAGATGCAGGTTAATATCCATCAGATTTTATAGAAAGGTGTTTTGTGTTTCCTTTTTCAGAGGAGGAGCCGAACTCCTGTTTGACGGAGTCAAGGATCACCATGTGACACttcccagccaatcagagccCTGTGAGTACAGTCAGCACTGCATCAgagcgtgcgtgtgcgtgtgtgtgtgcgtgtacgtgcgcgtctgtgtgtgtgtgaggattagggctgggcgatatgacaacgTAATAacgatattgtgataaattatatCATAACAAACTTCCGAGTGACCGtgatatcttttatttatttacttaataatTACCGACTGACGGGGAACAGCTGATATCGGTGTCAAAAGTTTGTATTTGgattgaaaaaaagaagaagaaataaaaaagaattaaaaatatatatatatattttttttcctccttttcagtgttaaatattcattcattcgctcacccatttaattatttatttatcttaaataaaaagacattttttaaaaataaatgtaactttcTGTAGACGTTAAATAAAGTTATCACTTTGCTCACAAGCTTAAATATCCTGAAACATATCGTGTGtcatagaaatgtttttttaaatggtgttaagatgttgttgttgttgttgttgttgtttttacgtATTTTCCCATTTAAAGCAGGGAATTCATGTGTAAAaacttttgtgtgtttgtgatgtcacaaaataGGCTCAGGTTCTTCCGACCAATCACGTCTCGTATGCAAATTATTAGAGGATGATACTCTAGAAAAGATTAAGCGACAGATACGAATGCAGCTAATGTTAGCCATGACCAGAtggtggttgtcatggtaacgttATATAATGTTAGTGAACGTGGAGGGGGAGGGGTTCTAATTTGCATAGCCATGTATATTCATAGAGTGTTGTATTTTTaatgaggggaaagaaaaatgGGGGTCTCCTTAATGATTCCTTGGATAGTTAAAGGTTTCTTGgcttctacttggaaccttCTGGAAGACTTGTAACTACAACCTGACACAGAGAATAGAGAAGAGAAGAACCTTTTAGAGTGCTAGATTTAATCTTCTTTCTAAGAGTGTATAGATGCATTGATGTTCATCTGTCATTTGTGGTACACTTTTGTAGGAAAGACGGTTCCTCGAGGGTTCCTTTGATGGTTAATGGTTCTAGATCTCTACTTCTTCTGAAAGGGAAGTCCTCCAGAGGACTTTTAAGGTGATGGATGGAGTGTAGTTTAATGGGaagtgcaaattttttttttaaaaacacataaaaggATTAATGATTGTGCATAAGTTACAGCACAGTTGTGgattgagttctggattgtgattggtcagaaggcgttgattaaTTTCTCTAGAACAGCAACGAATTATTGGGAAATTGGtgtggtataagcggaataaaaTGCTCGTCTACGTGCTGCTCCAGGAGCGATCGTTTTATCCCGATGTGTAAAAAAAGGCGCGTGAACCTAACGCCGATTGATCTCGGAGAGTTCTTCAGTGACAACCGTGAGGAATATTGGACCTCCTCATATCTTCAGAAGCGACTTTCGCTCTTTGTCTCCAAATCAATTCTTGACGGATCTCATTATCGACAACTTAATTAGTTCCATACATCTCCGCTGGTATGTGTCCCGGAGGCGGAGGCATGACCACGACGATGGTATTCATCTGTGATGGAGCTGGAGAAAGGCTTTTCTTCTTGGTTTTTAACTCGGACCAAGaatgtttgaaatgaaatatCAAAGAAATTTTGAAACACCTCATGCATATGTGCAGACAAGATGATCAACATATCACGATAAATCTCACAATTCTCCAGACATTTTCTATGATGCATAAAACACATCACCACGGTTAGGTTTGCAGtttaattttctattttttttttttttttaatcacgaCGTCAGTATCTTAGAAAATGGACAATTTATCGTGATATCGTTATTATATCGTTAAATCGACGAGCCGTAATCCTACGGAATCTCCTCACTCGCTTTTCTCATCTCCTTCACTTTCACTTAAACAACAATAGATCTGAACCCTGTGTCCATCCTTCTCcctgtcctcctcctcctcctcctcctcgtcctcccgTCCACCACCAACATCTGTGAGCCTCCTCAGCCTCGGCCATTCTGTCTCTAACTGCTCCATTATGGAGCCTCTTTCACTTGTAAATGCGGTCAGTGATATTGTCGATTGGTCTTTTATGCGCAGTGCCGGGGTCACACTGAAGGTATGGAGCGGGGTAGGGGCGTGAGGAGGCCTTGCGAAGACGGGAGGGATGACGCTTACAAAGCACCGAGTGCTGGTTTTGTgtgcagtcttttttttttttttctcaggagAGGggggtgatgtgatgtgatgtgatgtgtgttcTGCTTTCACCCTCGAAAGGATCCTCCTCTTTGGGATTCCTGCAGGGTTCTCGGCGGGGATCCGGGGTGAAAGTGGTGCCGAGGGTGACGCGAACGCGGCCAGCACCGAGCTCGGGCTGACGCTCGACGATGACTCGGTACGCGGAATGTGCCGATAATCTGTTATACGAGAACGTACGGCATACGTAACGGATcgacgtctttttttttttttttttttttttttttttttttttttttttttccccgctaCGGCCGTTAAATCGCACTCGCTGGAGACGTAAAACTCTGCAATGTTCAGTAACGTGGAGCGCTTTTAACACCAGAACGACGAATTTTCCATGAAATGTCATTCACGCGTGTGTGGAGAGAAACTAGCTGGCTACGAAACTAAATTTATCACCGCTCCAGCCTGCACTTTTTCCGGaaaaaaaccttttaagcattccagaaaaataaacattttagtgTTCCAAATACTTATAAATCTCAGACCTCAaaattagtgttttttttttatttattcgttttatcaaatgaatcatgtataataatttaaacttctttttttttaggcttAAGTCCCAGTGTCACTCGTGCTTTAACGAACAAAAAAATCGTGATCTCATTTCGTTTTTAGTGCTTTTTAGTACCCAAAATAAACACGTCTCAAAGATTCTAGATTTGGAAAATCTAAAATGGTTCTACATGGAACAACTTctgaaacatttatggaaggagtctccagtgtcagtgctttatgACAGTCAGAGGACAGATTAAAGTAGATGACTTGTTAGATTAGAGTAAGATtaattataaatgtgtgtgtgtgtgtgtgtgtgtgtgtgtgtgtgtgtggcctttTCCCTAACACACTGAGTGCAAACattcagaggtgtgtgtgttttaccggACCTCCAAACCTCTATAAAACAACAGGAGTGGAACAGCAGCAGGGTCATCACCATGGCGCTGGAGTCGCCACGACAACCGGGCCACAAAAGTGGACCCTGAGAGGGAATGTGGACCTTCCTGAGGCCAGAGGATGACCTTagatctcctgtgtgtgtgtgtgtgtgtgtgtgtgtgtgagagagagagagagaaagtcaaaTATCTCACTCTGTGTCATGGATGGCTGATTGTGATAGCTCAGCGAAATCCCCGCCCCCGTCCCAAATTTCTATTTTATGCTCCAAATCCTTGAGTGATTGATGAGctcgcaacacacacacacacacacacacacacacacacacacacacacacaccattgtcGCAGACAGCTCGGACGTCTCTCGTATTGCTATCGAGATGAATGACGTCAGCTCCTCCCACCCgcagatgataaaaaaaaaaaaacgacgacGATTGTTGTGCAAAAAACACGCCACGAAAAAACCCCACGAAGCCTAGCTTAGCCTCCACGCTACACGCCTTCGTCCTCCTTCGCAGCCACTATCCCAGCATGCACCTGTGATGCCCGCTGTGATTCACACTGCTCCCttttcccctcctcctcctcctcctctccactCCTTGTTTATGAGCGTAAAAAGAAGTATTGATGAAGATGTAGGAATCGCCACTCAGATTGTAGGACACGCCCTCGCtttccttttttattaaaactcGCCCCAGTGGAAGAATGATGAGCGGCAAAGTGATTGCTTCTGTTTTTAGCCTCGTGCTCTCGGTGCGCGTCGATATTCATTGCCTGGACTTTGCACCGAGGCAGGCGTCACTCTTCTGTATGGACGCCGGGGCGCGAGCTAGCCGGCCTGCGAGGCGGCGCGGATCGTTACACGGCCGAGGAGCTTGACAGCGATCCAATTAACCTGAAACAGCCTCCGTCGCTCGCCTCCTGCCTTTcacagtgagagtgagggagcgCACTCGCACGCATGCTGATGCTGGCACTCTGAAAAGCTCCGTCTCTTCTGGGAGAAGAAACGTACCGAGCGCTTACAGCACGCCTTCGCTGACTTTCCTCTCTGCTCTACTTACGCTCAGTACAGCATCACAATGGCGGACACTGGTGCGTCATCGTGTCTCATGTCTCCTCAAACACTCCCCCCACCCCTTTCTCTAAATCCCCCACACTGTGTTCCCCCTGAGTCTCTGAGTCACTGCGGAGGTTTCAGCTCTCCACCGAACTCCATCGTCTTCCTCTGTGACTCTCAGTGTGGAGGAAACGGAACGTGGGAAAGCGTCTCGGTGTCGCATACAGGAAAGAGTCGACACAGCATGGGCTGGATACCCCAAAatgaagggagggagggagggagggaggaaggaataAATACAAAAACGAGAGGAAAGAAGGAGGGACGAAACAGGATGGAAAGAGtggaatgaatgaattacaaaaaggaaggaaaatggGAAGGAAGGACAAGAAGTAAGgtggaaaagaaagaagtgaAGGACGAGAGAAGATAGGAATAGAACAGGAGGGGGAAAGGGATGTAGGGGAAAGGGTGGAATGGAGGAAGGAactgaaagaagagaaaagaaggaaggatggagggaaggaaggaagcatgGAAAGCCGTAAGGAAGGAAAATGGGaagaaaaacaggaaggaaggaaaataaatagGAAAGAACTAAGAAACTGGAACAAAGGAACTGAAGGAAAAGATAAAGGAAGTACAATACACGAGCTAAGGAAGGAGCAAACAAAtaacaggaaggaaggaaaatagAAAgaggacaaaaagaagaaggaagcaATGGAACAAGGGGGAAAGGCAGAAAAGGAAGGAATTAGGGAACGAAAGTTAAagagaaaaatagaaagaaatggcgaaaaagaaggaaagacaTGAAGGAAGGGGGGAAAGGAAGAAAACAAGGTGGAAAATAGGAAAGAAGGGAGGAACTGAAGGAAGAGAAAAAGCAAGGCCGGtcaaggagggaaggaaggaggaaaggAGAAAGGAATGAAAAAAGCGAGGGAAGGAATGTTGGAAGGACatgaaatgaaggaaggaaagagagaccAAAAGGAAGTAAGGAATTTTGCGACGGACTCACACTGCAGGAAAGTTTTTAGTTTGCGGAAAGGAAGCAGGGGATTGTCGGTGTGATGATTTTAACCGCAGATTAAATATCGCAGCGTCTCGGGTTATGGATTATTCCGACTCGTATGTTATTgactgcaataaaaaaaaaaatttgaatcgCGTGTTTTCCCCTTTAATACATCAACTGCAGTAACAAACACACTTTATCATCTTAATTCATTATATTCTAGCTAGCGTTAATAATAGTGTTGAGAACGGGAAACACTGATGAATACTGGGCGGCTGTAAAGCGCTGTCTGGGCGTGCTCGGAAGCTCAGTGTGTATGTCGAGGCGCAGCTCCTGGTGGGACGTTCCTGCGTAGGTTCTTTGTGTTTCGTTTGCTTGGATGAGCCTGAaagtctgttgttgttgttttttttttttttacaaaacaaggCACATTTCCCTGTACTGTTGCTTCTCTAATCAAACCAGAGCACCTTCTCACTAACGTTTAGGTATTTCTGCTCCTCCCTCTCCCCGTCTGTCCGTCCGTTCCTCCTCCTGCGTCTCCTTCACCCCTATTTTGAGGAGGAAAGTGGTTTAATCCTGTAATGGAGGCTGATGATATGCTGTGCTGATGTTGCTGGACCAGAGACTCGCTGTGTGTTCTGTCTCTGTTCACTGTATAGCcatatgcacatgcacacactcgctcattctccatcactgtcaaagcacacacacacacacacacacacacacacacacaatgacaatgcatgcaatataatatattgtaatatactggactgttccattttatttatttttgaccaAACGTCGGTGTTTTTATGGTTGCCCCTGCATCTGTATGAACTCCCAAATGAAAACGCCTGATTAAAAATAAGGAACGAAACTACGGTGCTTTACACACAGGGTCCctccatttcattttaatttcaacACAGGGCACGTTTAACGTTTATATCCATCAATCATCCTGCACTCCTCCGCATATCCACGCTGTAGAGACACCGCAGAGACCCCGTGCTCCCAAAAACACTGATTTCCTGTAGCGTCACACGCCACCATGAAACTAAAGGCCTCGTATTTTCATCCGAATCTGTATTTTGTGGCGTGTCGCAGTCTTTTTATGCTTCCCTTTTCCATACATCACTCTCGGTTCCTTCCAGGACTCCCAAACCGACCCAACCCACCCACCCTCACCGGTCCTGTCGCGCCACTTCGACCGTATCTGTCGCtccctgcactctgacctctAACCTTTGACCCTCGCTGGCTCTTTTGCAGGGGACGTGAAGCAGCTGCTAGTGTGGATTCAGAAGAACTTGCTGAAGGAGAGGCCCGAGCTCTTTGTGCAGGGAGATTCTGtgtaagtacacacacacacacacacacacacacacacacacacacgagcacaaAACGAGAAATGTACATATCGTCTTTGCTGGACACTGGATAAAGGAAATACACTCTTAATGACTATCTTAGATTTTGAAATGCTGCATTAAGGTTATATTAAGGTTATATATGTTTTATGGATTCTTTAGATTATTACAGATTACTAGCATAAAATACTACAGATTAAAAGCTACGTTTATGACTATTTCATGAGATTTCCCAGTCGTTTCGCCGTTTGAGCATGATGGATGTGCCACCAtattgcttttttcccccccaaacacTGCACTACAATTTCTGTACAATTTGAAGTGATTAATGCAGAAATCCATCCATCACGTTTGTGGGATTATTTAATCTTTAATACAAGAGTATATAGACTTGCGAAATGGCCGAAATTCAGGCCCTGAACTACAATCCTGTGCGTGAGATCAGGCAGTGCATCAGATCTGTACTCTGATGCTGTCGTTTAATAATATTTTCTAATCCTGACAAAATGCAGCTGTAGCACGATATCAGATTATAATAATACTATATAACGTCTAATTCTATTCTTTAAATGTGTACACTGCTTAGGGTTTCATATATAACGTATATTTGGTTTTTAGTCTGTCAGGACGGAAATGTATTCATTGTTTTAAATctttattatatgtattatatttcttttattatattatgaaTTCAAATTCAGCTCTAGTTGCTTAGTTTATGTCTTtgaaacacgttttttttttttcctgaacgtTTTTTGTCTAAATAACTGAATCGTGTTGCTTGAAGAGGCAACAGACGGTTCTGAATACAAATTGTTCCAGTTTAAAATGACGTAATTGTAAAGATAAAATCAGACAGCGCTATGTTGTATCCTCGGTACGAGCATATATAGTGATAGTGTTCGTGCTTCTATCTCCCCGTGTGAAAGATTCCCGTGTCAAGATGGTGCATTTCTTTAATAATCTCTTACGTAGTATAAGAAACGTGCGAAAGGAACTTCATCAAGGCGAAACGTTACTGtaggaaaaagaacaaaaaacgcGTTTTTAACCGTTACGGCTTCTAATTCATTTGCTTTAGTGTTACACAACTAGATATGATCGAGGAGATAAATATTTGAagagtgaattattattttttttttacagctttaaTGTGTAAATCTGCTCTGACTCTTTGGATAGAGAATTGTCAACGTTGTTAAGACGCATTAATAGAAAACGAATGAAGATGAGGTGCATGTGAGCTGCGTTTAGTTGTTTCCGcagatcatttattaaacatgcCAATACAGCGTCTGATACGGCAGAGCATGACCAGcctcccccatctctctgttgacattttttataaattgtTGTGAGTTGCTTTATGCTGTCTGTCGTTGCGGATCAGGTCAAGTAAACGAGCGTCTCTGTTTTCTCTCACACAGGAGACCCGGTATTCTCGTATTGATCAACGATGCGGACTGGGAACTGATGGTGAgctgcgtgcatgtgtgtgtgtgtgtgtgtgtgtgtgtgtgtgtgtgtatgtgggtctCCGTGATCAGATGATCAGTCCACTTCCTCTGTTTTAATGACTTGCTCGTTTTATTAGGCCGTGTGTCAGTTCTTTCTCCATCCGTCTGATGTGCGGGAGTGCCGATCCGGGTCGGTCGTTCAGGAAAAACCGCATATCGGCATCTACTTGTAATTTACGCAAACACGGTCAATGAGGGAGAAATCGATGTCTTGACAACTGTCGATGATGGTCTAAAACCCACAAATCAAGCACTGATTTAAAGTTCGGTACCGGGTCGGCCCTTTTTACGGCTTTAACATAAATCTCATTTGTAATAGCTTTTAGCTCGGCCCCTTGTCTCATGCGGCCGCTAATAAACATCGAATAAGTGCTTTTCTTTTTAGGGCCCTTTTCAAGAAATATTTGGCACGGGTCATTAAAGCTAATggtggtgttttgtgtgtgtgtgtgtgtgtgtgtgtgtgtgtgtgtttttttttgtttttcattaaataaCTAGAAATCATTAGTgtataatcagtgtgtgtgtgtgtgtgtgtgtgtgtgtgtgtgtgtgtgtgtgtgagtctagGGTGAGTTGGAGTACCAGCTTCAGGACCAGGACAATATTGTGTTCATCTCCACACTTCATGGAGGTTAATG
Coding sequences:
- the urm1 gene encoding ubiquitin-related modifier 1 isoform X3 translates to MAAPIAIHLEFGGGAELLFDGVKDHHVTLPSQSEPWDVKQLLVWIQKNLLKERPELFVQGDSVRPGILVLINDADWELMVSMLCATHPPSTILSTNLVSPS
- the urm1 gene encoding ubiquitin-related modifier 1 isoform X2, producing the protein MAAPIAIHLEFGGGAELLFDGVKDHHVTLPSQSEPWDVKQLLVWIQKNLLKERPELFVQGDSVRPGILVLINDADWELMGELEYQLQDQDNIVFISTLHGG